A DNA window from Gemmatimonadales bacterium contains the following coding sequences:
- a CDS encoding dicarboxylate/amino acid:cation symporter, with translation MKLHTKILLGLVLGAAAGIAASLATHGDVARAAQLIQADVSSDSLRAAVPGAAILVEQANQYVMNPVGQIFLRMLFMTVIPLVFTSLALGVAGLGDVRKVGRVGSKTVFYFLATTALAATVGLILVNIIRPGEGLSEAVRIGLMDTYRTEASQRMEQAQAADFGIQTFVAIVPRNPVKAAADLDMLGIIFFSLVFGAALTLLPKEKSEPVIRFLDGVGGAVVKIIGMAMKIAPYGVFGLIFVVTSRFGFALLKPLGLFVLTVLGGLLFHTVVNLSLIVRVFAGLAPLTFFNRSRSALITAFSTSSSNATLPTTLAVAEQDLKVSPTVAGFVVPLGATMNMNGTALFEGVVVLFLAQVIGLHLSIATQVVVIILAVLTAVGAAGVPGGSIPLLVIVLQTVGIPGEYIAIVIGVDRLLDMCRTTVNVVGDLAATCVIARWEGGWDPKSVTAGSGAESAAA, from the coding sequence TCTCGAGCGACTCGCTGCGCGCCGCCGTTCCCGGGGCGGCGATCCTCGTCGAGCAGGCCAACCAGTACGTCATGAACCCCGTGGGCCAGATCTTCCTGCGGATGCTGTTCATGACGGTGATCCCGCTCGTCTTCACCTCGCTGGCGCTCGGGGTCGCGGGCCTGGGCGACGTGCGGAAGGTCGGCAGGGTGGGGTCGAAGACGGTCTTCTACTTCCTGGCCACGACCGCTCTCGCGGCCACCGTCGGGCTCATCCTCGTCAACATCATCCGGCCGGGGGAAGGGCTCAGCGAGGCCGTCCGCATCGGCCTGATGGATACCTACCGCACCGAAGCCTCGCAGCGCATGGAGCAGGCGCAGGCCGCGGACTTCGGCATCCAGACGTTCGTCGCGATCGTGCCGCGCAACCCGGTGAAGGCCGCGGCCGACCTCGACATGCTCGGCATAATCTTCTTCTCGCTCGTGTTCGGCGCGGCGCTCACACTGCTGCCCAAGGAGAAGTCCGAGCCCGTCATCAGGTTCCTCGACGGGGTCGGAGGGGCGGTCGTAAAGATCATCGGCATGGCGATGAAGATCGCGCCGTACGGCGTCTTCGGGCTCATCTTCGTGGTGACCAGCCGTTTCGGCTTCGCCCTGCTCAAACCGCTGGGCTTGTTCGTCCTCACCGTGCTGGGCGGCCTCCTCTTCCATACCGTGGTCAACCTGTCGCTGATAGTGCGCGTCTTCGCGGGTCTCGCTCCGCTCACATTCTTCAATCGCTCCCGATCGGCGCTCATCACCGCGTTTTCCACCTCGTCATCGAACGCCACGCTGCCGACGACGCTGGCGGTGGCCGAGCAGGACTTGAAGGTCTCGCCGACGGTGGCGGGCTTTGTGGTGCCCTTGGGCGCGACGATGAACATGAACGGCACCGCGTTGTTCGAGGGCGTGGTGGTGCTGTTCCTCGCGCAGGTGATCGGGCTGCACCTCTCGATCGCCACCCAGGTGGTCGTGATCATCCTCGCGGTGCTTACCGCGGTGGGCGCGGCCGGCGTCCCCGGCGGCTCCATCCCGCTGCTCGTCATCGTCCTTCAGACCGTGGGCATCCCCGGCGAGTACATCGCCATCGTTATCGGCGTTGATCGGTTGCTGGACATGTGCCGCACTACCGTCAACGTCGTGGGAGACCTCGCCGCCACGTGCGTCATCGCGCGTTGGGAGGGAGGGTGGGACCCGAAGTCGGTGACGGCCGGCAGCGGCGCGGAGTCGGCTGCGGCGTAG
- a CDS encoding BadF/BadG/BcrA/BcrD ATPase family protein: MRILLGVDAGGSHTTAAVADGAGAIFVRADGGPGAMRRGGAAAAASAILQTCRDALEKAERQVKGDILVVGAAGVGREEERLALQAALEESGLAPRVVVLTDAAIALEAAFSDGPGVVLIAGTGSIAWACHPDGAHSRVGGLGPALGDQGSGYDLGRRGLRAVGLAIEGRGRRTQLTDLIMQRAHAPTLAELVAWASAAGVPAIAALAPAVLDAARDGDAVASALVDAAADDLARHVKALADRFPRGRDIRVALGGSLLVRSDDYRKRVVARIVAEVMDADILADPVDPVLGAVQLARAL; the protein is encoded by the coding sequence GTGAGGATCCTGTTGGGCGTGGACGCGGGCGGTTCCCACACTACCGCGGCCGTCGCCGACGGCGCCGGCGCGATCTTCGTGCGCGCCGACGGCGGGCCCGGAGCCATGCGCCGAGGCGGCGCCGCCGCCGCCGCGAGCGCGATCCTGCAGACCTGCCGCGACGCGCTCGAAAAAGCCGAGCGTCAGGTCAAGGGCGATATTCTGGTGGTGGGCGCCGCGGGAGTCGGGCGCGAAGAGGAGCGGTTGGCGCTCCAGGCCGCGCTGGAGGAGTCCGGCCTCGCCCCGCGCGTCGTGGTCCTGACCGACGCCGCGATCGCGCTCGAAGCCGCCTTCAGCGACGGACCTGGCGTCGTGCTCATCGCGGGGACCGGCTCGATCGCGTGGGCGTGCCACCCGGACGGCGCACACTCGCGCGTCGGCGGGCTCGGCCCGGCCCTCGGCGATCAGGGCTCCGGATACGACCTCGGCAGGCGCGGACTGCGGGCGGTCGGGCTCGCAATCGAGGGCCGCGGCAGGCGAACCCAGCTGACCGACCTGATCATGCAGCGCGCCCACGCCCCGACGCTCGCCGAGCTCGTGGCGTGGGCGTCAGCCGCCGGCGTGCCGGCGATCGCCGCGCTAGCGCCCGCCGTGCTCGACGCGGCCCGGGACGGCGACGCCGTGGCCAGCGCGCTCGTGGACGCCGCCGCGGATGACCTGGCCCGTCACGTCAAGGCGCTCGCCGACCGGTTTCCGCGCGGGCGCGACATCCGAGTGGCGCTCGGCGGGAGCCTGTTGGTGCGAAGCGATGACTACCGCAAACGCGTCGTGGCGCGAATCGTCGCCGAGGTTATGGACGCCGACATCCTGGCCGATCCCGTGGACCCGGTGCTCGGCGCCGTTCAGCTGGCGCGGGCGCTGTAA